CAATGCTTTTGGATAAAGATGAGGGTATAGACATGAAATCCGTTATAGATTCAATGACCACATTGAATCGAGATGCGTCAATTGCTATGCGCGCGGCCGGTGCGCACGGTGCGACCGACGTCACGGGATACGGTCTTATCGGTCACCTCGTTGAAATGAGCGAAGCGAGCAAATCAGGTATCGAAATTTCGCTGCAAAAAATACCAGTACACAAAGGGGCCGTGGAAATTCTGGATCGAGGCATCTTCGAACCAGGTATCACGATGAATCTGAATTCTTTCAGCAACCGCGTGGATAAGGGCGATAGTGATTCAAATCTTGTCAATTTGATCTTCGGCTCGGAGACTTCTGGCGGGTTGATCATTGCCCTGCCTGAAGAACGGCTCGAAGTATTCAAACAAAACTACAAAAAAGATTTTGCTGTCATTGGCCGCGTGACAAAGGAAAACGCCGGCCGGGTGACACTGATCCCGTAACGACGCGAACCTAATTTCCCAAAAATTTGCCATCGCAGGACTAGAAAGAAATTTCGAATCCGTCACACAGGTCGTAACTCGTATTCGTAATTCGTATTCGTGAATGTCAAAATAGAGAAGAGTAGTAATGTAAGTTTCGTTGTCCACTGTTTCGGTCATTAGAATTTTGGTATTGGTTATTGTTTAGCATTTCGTGCTTCGAATTTAGAATTTGGCGAGCAGACCACATTAATTGGCTGGAGCAATCAGCTGCAGATTGTCCTTGACACATTCATAATCCGGGCTATAGTTAGACAGGAGGTGGTTATGCCAAAATATCTAATTACCCTTCCAAAAATGCCCAAAGAGCAAATAATCACATCTTGAAAGGCGGTTGTTACCGCTTCCGGAGGAAGCAAAATCTGCATGGACAAAGCTTATATAGACGAAGAAAACAGTCAGGCGATCTGCTGTTGGAGTGCTCCTGACCGCAAAAGCCTCGAAGAATTATTCGCCAAGGCGAATGTGCACGTGGAATCAATAAGGAGCGTCACCGAATACAAATAATATCCGCTTTGAGTCAATATTAAGGGGCGGCGCAAGCCGCCCCTTCTGTTCCATCCGACCCCTGACACCCTTTCCTACACAGTACCCCCGTGCAGTCTGTGTAAATCGAACCTGAACGCACAAAAAAATAGACCATTGACATCATTTCTCAATTGAGTATTCTCTATAGGATGAATTTGCATGTTCTGTACCACAACGGAGGAAAGATATGAAGTGCATCTTATCGCAACCCGGTCGGGTGCGAAATCATATCAACCTCTATTTCATCAGAATAACCCCTTCAAAAACACAGTCACATAAATCAATGAATTTCTGCCTTTGTGGAGATGTTCATTCTTATGGTGGTAGAAAGTGACTCTGCACAACCGAGGGCTCGGTCGAGTCCATTCACAACCACCCCACAAGAATCATCTAACAAATCCGTCAAAAACTGCACGCTGCTTAACAGCAGCCATACAAAATTATGATCAACAAAAGGAGGTTCGGTAATGGCAAATAAATGGGATACGGTCGTAGGCACCACAGAGTACGCTGAAAATCTCGCGAGGATCAATAAAATAGCACAGGACAATGGGTACGTACTCAATCCCGATGAAGATAGACTCCGAAAAGTAATCGGCCTCATGACTATGAATAACACTGAATTCGGTAAATATTATTGTCCATGTAAGCAAAACCACCCGCTGAATCCCCACAAGGATACCCCTTGTCCCTGTCCTGAAATGAAGAATGAGATCTTCAAAGACGGGCATTGTTTTTGCAGACTATTTTACAGAAGAACGTAGGAGAAAGAAAATGAACAATCATGAGCAAATGTGGAAGGAATTAGGTCTTGATGTCGAACTACACAAGGAATTGCTCAGATCAATCGACAATACTTTCCAACAAACGGTCGGGAAGCAAAACGAACGCCCTGCTTCCATGGCATACTTCGATCATGTCCTACACGAGTCACACGGCGGCCGAGTTGCTGAACTCATCGAAGCCAGAAAAACAGGTAAAAAATTCATCGGCACATTCTGTATCTATGTACCCGACGAGATCGCCATGGCTGCTGATGCGATCCCAGTGGCGCTTTGCGGCGGAACACAATTCTCTATCCCGTATGGTGAGAAGATGTTTCCTAGGAACATTTGCCCGCTGATCAAATCAACATTTGGACTCGCCCTCTCGAAAACCTGCCCCTACGGTCCGATCAAAGACCTGGGCGTTGGCGAAACTACATGCGATGCAAAAAAGAAGGCCTGGGATGTGGTAAATTTCCACGTTATGGAAGTCCCCCAGAAGAAGACCGATCTGGATTTCAAATTATGGTATCAGGCCGTTTTGGATTTTAAGAACAGGGTTGAAGAACTCACGGGGAAGAAGGTGGAAGCAAACAGATTGGCTGAAACAATAAATATCATGAATGACAAACGACGCGCGCTTCAGAAATTGAACGAGTATCGCAAATTGGACCCGCCGACTATCAGCGGTCTCGATGCGCTTGTCGTCATGCAGGCTGCACTCAACGACGATCCTGCCCGGTTCACTGAACATCTTATAGAACTCAACAATGAACTCGATGACCGTGTGCACCGGAGTATTTCGCCATTCAGTAAAGGCGTCAAGCGTATTATGATATCAGGTTGTCCTTCTGTCATGGGTAACTGGAAAGTGCACTCACTGATAGAAAAATCAGGCGCTGCAATTGTTGTGGACGAAACGTGCACCGGGACGCGCTATTTCAACGATCTGGTCGAAGACGGAGCCCACGAAATAGATAAACAACTCCGTGCGTTGGCCGACCGTTACATGAAGATAGATTGCGCCTGCTTCTCTCCGAACAACGAGCGTATGAAGTCGATCGAGAGAATTGTCGATGACCGCACCGTCGACGGCGTCGTACAATATATTCTTCAATACTGTCACGGTTACAATGTTGAAGCAATAAGGGTCGCCGGCATTCTGAGCAAGAAAAGCATCCCCAATATCAAAATCGAAACCGATTACGCTGAAGAAGACATGGGACAACTCCGCACGCGTATCGACGCTTTTCTCGAGCAACTAAGTTAAGGAGGAACAATAATAACGGCGGGTATCGATATCGGCTCACGCACAATAAAAAGAGTCCTGATGGATGGAAATAAGGTCATTGATTACGCAATAACAGATACTGGCGTCGATCTTCCAAAAAATTTCCAGAGCGTATTAGGCGACCAAAAATATGATGCCCTTGTCGCCACTGGATACGGAAGATATCTTGCACAATCGCACCTTAATTGCCGTATCATTACGGAAATCAAAGCCTATGCAATCGGCGCTCATTTCCTATTCCCGGACGTGCGCACCATCCTCGATATAGGCGGACAGGACAGCAAGGTAATACGTGTGCACGGCGGCAAGGTAAAGGAATTTGAAATGAATGATAAATGCGCCGCTGGAACAGGAAAGTTTCTCGAAGTCATGGCAACCACACTTGGATACACTCTGGATGAATTCAGTACCGCTGCTGCAGAAGCCAATGAAGCCGTGGCAATCAATTCTATGTGCACGGTATTTGCCGAGTCTGAAGTCGTATCTCTGATATCACGCGGAGAAGAACGCGAGAATATCGCGCTCGGTTTACACCAGTCAATACTCAACCGCATTTTGTCCCTCATGGGCAGAACAGGATTCGAGGACCCACTGGTTTTTGCCGGAGGCGTGGCAAAGAACGGATGCATGACCATGCTATTGAAAAAGAAATTGAATATGAAAATACTGTCACCGGCCGAACCCCAGATAGTGGGTGCGATAGGAGCCGCTTTAATGGCAAAACATAAAGACGATGGTCATGGTCCACAAAAAACGAAAGGAGAGTAGCATGAAGTACATAAAGGACTTCACGATAAAAGACGTGCAGGACGTGTATGATGGTCCTGGAGGACTACTGTGGGAAGCAGTAATGGGAGAACAGATCCACTCAGGCGGTCCAGAGGCAACCGACGCACTGGCACAAAAGGTTGGGCTCAAGAAAGGTATGGTCGTATGTGACATATGCAGCGCTTTGGGTGCACCGGCACGCCACCTCGCCTCAAAATACGGTGTCAAGGTCAAAGGCGTCGATGCTACGAAAACGATGCTTGACAAGGCACGACAGCGCACAAAGGAAGCGAAACTCGAAGAACTCATAGAATACTATGAAGGCAATGCCCTGGACCTTCCTTTCAAGAAAGAAACCTTTGATGTAGTATGGGGTCAGGAAGCATGGTGCTATGTCACTGACAAAAACAGGCTTATCCAGGAAGCGCACCGCGTGCTCAAGCCAGGTGGCAAGATCGCCTTCACCGACTGGATAATCACTGGAGAGATATCAAAGCAAGAACTCGACCCATTGCTCGAGACTATGGCTTTCCCGTACATGGAATCTTTTCAAGGCTATCAGGACCTGCTGAAACAGAACGGCTTTAATGTACTTGAAGCAAGAGACCAGACCGACGAATATGCAGAGTGTTTTGATGATTACTACGAAAAAGTGCACGTTGATTTGAAACCTACGATTCTGGATAATTTTGGGAAGGACCTGTTCGACTTTGCCTCGAACCTGGTAACGATCTGGCAAAAAGCTTCTCACGAACATAAAGTCGGTAGGGGCCTTTTTATCGGACAAAAATAACGAATACCGGGGCGTCTTCAATTTTACACAGAGGCACCCCGCAATTGAACCACGTCACGAAAAAAAGTCAGGCTAAACACTTGACTGGGGCATGACGTACCATTATTATACACGTGTTATCTGGAGGTTCATTGCTTGAATCGATAAAAGAAGCAGTCATAGAAATGGATGAGGAGAAAGTAAGTGAGCT
The candidate division WOR-3 bacterium genome window above contains:
- a CDS encoding ferredoxin:thioredoxin reductase — encoded protein: MANKWDTVVGTTEYAENLARINKIAQDNGYVLNPDEDRLRKVIGLMTMNNTEFGKYYCPCKQNHPLNPHKDTPCPCPEMKNEIFKDGHCFCRLFYRRT
- a CDS encoding double-cubane-cluster-containing anaerobic reductase, which codes for MNNHEQMWKELGLDVELHKELLRSIDNTFQQTVGKQNERPASMAYFDHVLHESHGGRVAELIEARKTGKKFIGTFCIYVPDEIAMAADAIPVALCGGTQFSIPYGEKMFPRNICPLIKSTFGLALSKTCPYGPIKDLGVGETTCDAKKKAWDVVNFHVMEVPQKKTDLDFKLWYQAVLDFKNRVEELTGKKVEANRLAETINIMNDKRRALQKLNEYRKLDPPTISGLDALVVMQAALNDDPARFTEHLIELNNELDDRVHRSISPFSKGVKRIMISGCPSVMGNWKVHSLIEKSGAAIVVDETCTGTRYFNDLVEDGAHEIDKQLRALADRYMKIDCACFSPNNERMKSIERIVDDRTVDGVVQYILQYCHGYNVEAIRVAGILSKKSIPNIKIETDYAEEDMGQLRTRIDAFLEQLS
- a CDS encoding acyl-CoA dehydratase activase, with the protein product MITAGIDIGSRTIKRVLMDGNKVIDYAITDTGVDLPKNFQSVLGDQKYDALVATGYGRYLAQSHLNCRIITEIKAYAIGAHFLFPDVRTILDIGGQDSKVIRVHGGKVKEFEMNDKCAAGTGKFLEVMATTLGYTLDEFSTAAAEANEAVAINSMCTVFAESEVVSLISRGEERENIALGLHQSILNRILSLMGRTGFEDPLVFAGGVAKNGCMTMLLKKKLNMKILSPAEPQIVGAIGAALMAKHKDDGHGPQKTKGE
- a CDS encoding methyltransferase domain-containing protein, with the protein product MKYIKDFTIKDVQDVYDGPGGLLWEAVMGEQIHSGGPEATDALAQKVGLKKGMVVCDICSALGAPARHLASKYGVKVKGVDATKTMLDKARQRTKEAKLEELIEYYEGNALDLPFKKETFDVVWGQEAWCYVTDKNRLIQEAHRVLKPGGKIAFTDWIITGEISKQELDPLLETMAFPYMESFQGYQDLLKQNGFNVLEARDQTDEYAECFDDYYEKVHVDLKPTILDNFGKDLFDFASNLVTIWQKASHEHKVGRGLFIGQK